The following proteins are encoded in a genomic region of Acidimicrobiia bacterium:
- a CDS encoding ubiquitin-like protein Pup, translated as MAEQERKQTRSQDADAETVEADEAVTAQGDELTERIDDLLEEIDSVLEENAEEFVKNYVQKGGE; from the coding sequence ATGGCTGAACAAGAACGCAAACAGACCCGATCACAGGACGCCGACGCCGAAACGGTCGAAGCGGACGAGGCCGTCACTGCCCAGGGAGACGAGCTCACCGAGCGAATCGACGACCTGCTCGAGGAGATCGACTCGGTCCTCGAGGAGAACGCCGAGGAGTTCGTGAAGAACTACGTGCAGAAGGGCGGGGAGTGA
- the dop gene encoding depupylase/deamidase Dop, with protein sequence MAQHKVLGTETEYGITVRHQHDFNPVLASSTIINSYAGERARIQWSFDEESPGRDARGFGFEDSMPTELETGLVNVVLTNGARLYVDHAHPEYSTPECYDPLEAALYDKAGEVVMARAVASVRSIMPPEERMFIHKNNSDGKGNSYGSHENYLIPRDVPFGDIVKAMTGFFVTRQIFTGAGKVGAENGRPEVGYQVSQRADFFEEEVGLETTLKRPIINTRDEPHADSTKYRRLHVIIGDANLSETQTFLKLGSTALVLHALDEHALPEHLVLAEPVPTVWKVSHDTTLGYVFKLDDGRTMTALEAQWQYLEWATKYLHGSDLDSVFADVVTLWEQVLGDLEIDPLRTADRLDWTAKLRLLEGFIARDGLEWNDPKLRLLDLQYHDVDPERGLYHRLVRNRRMERLFTDEEVAKAVRRPPERTRAYFRGECVARFRESLVAANWDSLVFDVGEDALKRVPMMEPLRGTKALVGSLLEASETPADLLRSLGGDHG encoded by the coding sequence GTGGCGCAGCATAAGGTCCTCGGTACCGAGACCGAATATGGGATCACGGTCCGCCATCAGCACGACTTCAACCCCGTGCTGGCCTCGAGCACGATCATCAACTCGTACGCCGGTGAGCGCGCCAGGATCCAGTGGTCGTTCGACGAGGAGTCACCCGGGCGAGACGCGCGGGGCTTCGGCTTCGAGGACTCGATGCCGACGGAGCTCGAGACGGGACTCGTCAACGTGGTGCTGACCAACGGCGCCCGGCTCTACGTCGACCACGCCCACCCCGAGTACTCGACGCCCGAGTGCTACGACCCCCTCGAGGCGGCCCTGTACGACAAGGCCGGCGAGGTCGTCATGGCCCGGGCGGTGGCGTCTGTGCGATCGATCATGCCGCCCGAGGAGCGGATGTTCATCCACAAGAACAACAGCGACGGCAAGGGCAACTCCTACGGGTCGCACGAGAACTACCTCATCCCGCGCGACGTTCCGTTCGGGGACATCGTGAAGGCGATGACCGGGTTCTTCGTGACGCGCCAGATCTTCACGGGGGCGGGCAAGGTCGGAGCCGAGAACGGCAGACCCGAGGTCGGCTATCAGGTGTCGCAGCGCGCCGACTTCTTCGAGGAGGAGGTCGGGCTCGAGACCACCCTGAAGCGGCCGATCATCAACACCCGCGACGAGCCGCACGCCGACTCGACGAAGTACCGCCGGCTCCACGTGATCATCGGCGACGCCAACCTGTCGGAGACCCAGACGTTCCTCAAGCTCGGGTCGACGGCGCTCGTCCTGCACGCCCTCGACGAGCACGCTCTCCCGGAGCATCTGGTGCTCGCAGAGCCGGTGCCCACCGTGTGGAAGGTGAGCCACGACACGACCCTTGGCTACGTCTTCAAGCTGGACGACGGCAGGACGATGACGGCGCTCGAGGCACAGTGGCAGTACCTCGAGTGGGCGACCAAGTACCTCCACGGCAGCGATCTCGACTCGGTGTTCGCCGATGTCGTGACGCTGTGGGAGCAGGTGCTCGGCGATCTCGAGATCGACCCGCTCCGCACGGCAGACCGGCTCGACTGGACCGCCAAGCTGCGCCTCCTCGAGGGCTTCATCGCACGCGACGGGCTCGAGTGGAACGACCCGAAGTTGCGCCTCCTCGACCTGCAATACCACGACGTCGATCCCGAGCGAGGCCTGTACCACCGTCTCGTCCGCAACCGCAGGATGGAGCGACTGTTCACGGACGAGGAGGTGGCGAAGGCGGTCCGCAGGCCCCCCGAGCGCACCAGGGCCTACTTCCGGGGAGAGTGCGTTGCCCGCTTCCGCGAGTCGTTGGTCGCTGCCAACTGGGACTCGCTCGTGTTCGACGTGGGCGAGGACGCCTTGAAGCGGGTGCCTATGATGGAGCCCCTACGCGGTACGAAGGCCCTCGTAGGGAGCCTCCTCGAAGCCTCGGAGACTCCGGCCGACCTGCTGCGATCACTCGGAGGAGATCATGGCTGA